In Pieris rapae chromosome 10, ilPieRapa1.1, whole genome shotgun sequence, the genomic window CCTCCGAACTCATTTTTAAGATTGGACTCTGAAACTATATTACACATTtttgcacacacaaaaaagcAGTTGATACCAATTTCTAGAGCACTGCTAGCTTGGGATATTATAACTGGTAAAAAAGGATatcctaatatttttttgcccACACagttattatggaacataaaaatagataattccaaaaaatattattttaattatagtaaagtaaataattaatgttttaattaactcCGCTTTGACCAGACCTAATTCGGGAATAATCATAGGTACTTTAATTagtattgtattgaaatactGAAAACGTTataagaaaatgaaattaaatattttttgaaacaatTCAATTCATTCGTAGATGGAAAAACTGCGGCTTTTTTACAAGGACGAGAATATTTAGCATTCGGTAGTCTATTAAACGTCGTTCCTGAAGAAGatctatattatgttaatttcgGTGACCCttcagtttttaaatatttttcgaaaaatgacTTGAAGATTAGCAGCCGTAAGgtacattacattataaaacatagttattatttttaattagaaaaaacacaatatgtatgatgatgatatgaaaaaaaatacatgttttggCGGGAAAATACGTAAActtcaaattcttaaaatattccgGCCTGACTTATAACCTGCTTATAGCGCCTTGTgttatgttttgtaattaCTTTTTCTCTAGTTTATTCTGCTACACAGTATAAATCTAATGTACACATCACAATCAGTTCAATTGGCgctaaattcatatttatttttataagatattcaATATTGGATCTAACAGTCTCTGGGTTAAACAGAAAAACATTTCAGATAGGCGTCCTTGTTGCGGCTTATAGAAGGTACTATGGAAATATGTGGTATAGGAATGGGTCTCACATAAATGAACTAGGATATTTGTTGTGTGGTTTCCCGGATTTTGACTTAGCCAAAATATCACCAATAACATTCAAAGAATTAACCGTAGACGTACTTGGGAAGTTGCATAGATGCAGTGTCAAACAAACTAAGGTTTGTTTACACTCAGTAGGTATTAAGCATTCTTAATTGTAcactttttatgttataataattacataaaaagagTGAGacgaagaaaaaatatatgttgctGAacccagttttttttaaactttaaattgctagttttacaaaattatttactctTAAGTGAGACAATCGGACTATAAAAGTAcgctttaatattatgtacatacaacaaaatTGTCTATTCTATCACAAAACGCTGGGGCTCTGTAGCTGGTAACGGAACATGAACGTTTTATCCGTGtaggaaaaatatttgtatcgaAAATAATTGCCTACGCGCGGTACCTCTCATGAACGAAACACACGAAAACAATATGGCaacatgtttaaaataaactacacCTTACATGTTCGAAACGTGTTTAATTTGGAGCTTCACATGTTTTACAACGAGCGCGGTTCACCTTTGACCACGGGACATTATagcgtaaacaaaataaagggtttcttttaattttaaaattgttctaTATCAGGAAGTAAGAACCTTTACAAAacggtatttatttttcagactCTATACAAAATAGCTACTCACCCGGATGCATACGGCGAACCATATAAGTGGTCTTCCCATGAACTCGGTAGACTCAACGCACTTTTCATATGTACGGTTAATTTCTGCAAGagtaattttcaaatatgttaataacataattctaTAAAGGTTTATTTCTAGGTATACCAAGACAAGAAATAAGTGCTATCCAATTGGAAGCAATGACTGCTATTACACCttcagttataaaattaatgaatcaaAAGAAGCTGGAATATTTCACTAAACAACAAATATTGCGAATGTCACCTAAAACTCGACGCATTTTGATTTTACGTATGCAACTTAAAAATAGTCTAGATAcaagtaaaataacaaaaaaaagttgcGGTGTTCCGAATTGTTCCATCGCGCTTATAAGTTGGAGTTTCTTAGTTTCGTTACtaatttacatttgaatttcagttttaaaaaacCTTGTTCGTTTATTAACGCAGATAAAAATTGTTGTGATCATGTATTAATTTGGAaaagcatttaaatttaaatttttcaaatactgctaattgaaaaaagtttatttatataatttttagttagGTAATATGGAATTTCAAACCTAAGTTATTTTCTGATTGTTATTCCTAACGGAAGTAAAGCGAAATACTATAAggtaattaacattaaattatactttatattttttctatttacttCTTATTTTTGCAACAAAATAACACAGAAGGTGGTTatcataaacttatttatatttgtgctaaaaACTGACAACCTTCttgcttattattttttaatattttaattctatattttaattcaaatcgaATGATGGGGAATATCCGGCGATGACCTTTatcattacatattattacaaaatcgTGTAAATTAAGTTTTCGTAAAGTTTGGTACTATTTACAAAactttgattaatattttatgagtttaatttatttaacttagtgagataaattaattatgcataTATTCCGactgttttgtaaattaaaaagctcTGTTTTGATTTAATCGTGTCAAGGTCATTCCTAATTTTTACCAccattttgtttacattagCTGCTCTAGCgccattttttgttttagttgtgGATTGACTCGATGatcattttttctttatacatcAACGAGTGAAAACGTGAcgggaaatatttaattttattttaagaataaattgattaaaatctatatttatcgTAATGCCGTCTAGTGAAGTAAATCAGTATGAATTAGCATCTAGATTATTGTCTCTAACTGAAAATACGTCCTACACATTAACTCAAATCAATGGGCAAAGGATTTACAGAAAAGCACCCCATGCATGGGTCGGTCCGGAACCTATTAGGAAGTGTGAGGTAAGAAGTTGTAATATTTTCCTGGGTTATTTCTCTTAGTATTGCACTTGCCTGGTGGCGCCATGATGGCGCCTTAAAGTCTGGTCTCCGACGCCGATTTCTTGGAATACATTAGAAGATTATTCGTtagtaatattgaaaaaatggATTTGTTATCGTTAACTGATGTGCGATTATTCTATGCTAAACGCGACTACGAATCCCTGGAAATTCCTTGGGACTGGAAAAATGGCGGGAGAAACTAACGCTTATCCATACCGAGAAAATGGCGCCTGGCGGGAAAGACATTCTCAACTTTTAAATCTTCTTTTTATTAGTCTAGTCATAGGTTATGTCCAGATACTATTGCGACAGTAATATActgttttagtattatttattttcaaggcTAACTGCGCGTTGCATTCGACCACCGAACATCGTGGTATTAGTCTGAGTAAAAACGATggataaagataatttataatgaatcTTGTATAGTGTCGTATTGATTATCACGAATAAGATCTCTATATAAGCGTGCGAATTTCACGCAGAAGAAGTTGCCGTCGCCACCAGCcggtatataatattatggcATTATATGTTAATCTTCTCAGGTTTTCATTGGTCGCATCCCACATGACTGTTTTGAAGACACTTTAGTACCACTGTTCCAGCAGGCCGGCGAGCTATTCGAGTTCCGCCTCATGATTAACTTTTCTGGTTGGAATAGggggtaattttttatattcataaattaaaatacaattcaatataTACTCTTAAAGTGTTTAAGGCAGGCTAAGAGAATACCACATTATTATTAGTCTTTCGAATAGCtgccaaataatattttttctcatgGCAATAGCAGTATGTGTATTGcattaaactgttttattatacataaacttATTTCTATCTTGCAGGTATGCTTTTGCTATGTACACAACTCCAGCTGCCGCTAGCAATGCTATTTGCatgtttaataactatttgaTTCGTCCATCTTGGCAGCTTGGTATGCATTCCTACCATACTAATTTCAtctaaaatattctattaacgatataactttaaatacatgaacattaaatatatgatcTCATATAGTAGttgcaattttttattgaacatattaatatattagtcAATAGGTTAATTTGTACAGTGTAAAActttaattgtgatttaatagtattattaaatttttatgaatttaaatgaatgGTTCAGTAAAAGCGTTGCTTAAATGTTAACAGGTGTGTGTCCATCAGTGAATAACTGTCGCATCTTCATATCTCGCATCCCGTCGACCACTTCCTCAATAGAGATAGTTCGTCTGCTCTATGCTCTCACTGAAGAGGTACATGAGGTGCGCATCCGTCGCTCTGGTGGCGGTTGTGCTGCCATAGTGGAGTATAAGTCTCACCGCGGAGCTGCCATGGCGAGGAAGGCTTTAGTGGCTGCCGCATCTGCTGCTTGGGGCTCCGGTGCTCGTCCCGCCGTAGACTGGTCGCTACCTCAATCGCCGCACTTGTTGCGACAATACCGTGAGGtatgaaaaaacaaaattttttaacttggtcaaaaatataattagggCTTTAGTGACAGATGACATGTAGGACCCCACATGGTCAAATTCTTGAAGTACGTACGATACATAAACATTTTCCATGATATTTCACATTATTTTGCCGTTGcccttaaaaagaaattctaATTGCATCTATATATCAGGTTGGTCGCTGGACGCCAGAGCGCGGTGTGGAAATTTACCAACTGCGGGATGAGTTGGTTCCTGCTGCGACCGCGTCGTACACGCTTGAGCGCTGGTCTCAAACTAGGCGTCTCCTCATGATATACGAAGCTCAGCGTGCCAGGAGCGCACCAAATCTCGCTCCGGTCGCAGACCCGATTCCCGCTCCTCAAAAAAGCATACAAATACCACTCCAGGATGAAGCTTGTGGCCCGGAGATTAATCAAAACTATGGacttattaataagtaagtgGAATGATATAAAATGCCCTAATTATGTCGTGGCAGTTTATCATAATGTGTTGGGTATCATTTGGCTCTTCCAAGCACTAGGCTTGTTACATATACAGGGAGATACATAAACATCTCATATAAAAAGCTCTGTTTTTCTATAAACTTAActgaattgtttttatttaatatttgataataaacaaatagtttAGTTGGACCATTAAGATGATAAGATAAGcacttttaaattgttaattcaTTCACAGCTGGTCTCATTCTTTGGGCAATGTAACATCCAATATGGGGTCCTTGAATCTCAATGGAACATATAACTCTTGGAAGGATGGGGGGGCCACAGAGAACAAAACTCTGGACTACAATCCTTGGACTACTCAGCATCCACTGCGAGACCCACGCGACAAGAAGCCACAGGAGTGAATAGCTTTGCCACGGGTAACTGTGTAATACATGCCTGTCATGTGGGTATAAGCATGgccaaaattttatgttatgcaACTTTAGTTTGCATTCAGATTGCCTGTTTggggaaaaatattatttattaccttatttatTGCATGGGAAAAATGCTTATTGAATGAATCTCTGAAGTAGGAGCTAAACTGGATAATCTGATCTGAAAATTGGTTGATACAGCTTGTAACATCAGcctgttttattaacattctttcttaaaaaatctacttattttaagaatttggtGTTTAATAATTGGGGTTTTTTATGAGTCAAACTAATTAATCAAAtgcttataaatttttaacatcaatttaattttattgtaattttttaacaatcatTGTCATAATATTGCATTGATATAAGatgaaattgtttaattttgtattagacAGTTACCCATTTGgctaatttttctttttttgtgcatgaattatcaattttattagttttaaggcCAATCCGTACACTTTTTAGTTTTGATTATATGAAaagataaaactatattaaaaagcgAATATAAGAGTTATTAATAACttgtatacaaatttttaaccATTTGCATAGTGCCTTTTCAATATAGCTTACATaactcttttttatattacaaaagacaaaagtaaaatatttgtatttttattagggATATTTTCTGTTCCCTAGATTTATGCTTGTGTATGGATTGGATTAGATTAGATAAGGCTTTTGTGGTGTGAGGGATAACTTACTAATGCCTAATAATTTGTACTAACAGACTTCAAcaagaatattttacaaaatatttattaaaataacatataaataataccatAGCAATTagatataacttaaaatttgaaatttttacgTCATAAAATCAAGATAGCCCAATTTGGTAAGTACAAAGTATTTTAAGTtacatcaatttttaaattgaatactaACAACGTCTAGGGATCGTCTTTTCTTCAGCAAATTATGTGTTTTCGTAATAAAAGTATAGTATCTCTTGCACCCACATattttaagctatttaattattaatttgaattaaatgatAGGAATctcgattaatttattaaattgcaggattttataattcatcaatatatattttaagacatATTTTAGAATGAATTAAGCACAGCAGACTATATGTCTAATATGTATTTGCAAAAATCTGCAccttttttgatgttttttcaatacattatAGTTTACTATAAGTTTTAATCAGGGCCGACTTGAAtcaatttcaaacattttcttAGCCAGTTCAGCTTCATGAATTTGAGTTTAAGCtgattttttatgaatgaaatttGTCTTGCTGTGGGGAATTAATAGCATGATGATTgataaattgattaataaatttaagtataatgTTTTGGCTATTGGTGTTTTATTTGCTTTCATGTTTAATGGTACGACATATTTTAGATACGCACGCATGCTGTCTATTCGAGTTACTGAGCTTTTATAACACCTTTGTGCTTTCAATGAGCAATGTATTCATTAACattcaatataaatgtttggAGGTAAACCATCCTCCAATACGAGACGTATGAGTGACGgtcaaaaaaatgtatttgattttgtcGTGAGGCACTACCGCTTCAAGAAATGAGCGCGAGTGCGTCGCCGTCTTTTTAATTGGTACAATCTTAAAGGCAGGcgacgcacttgcgagccctctggcatagATTGACCATGGGCATATCACCTAatattaggtgagcctcctgctcgtttgcaaCGTTCTATACAAAAAGCTTTAGTCTCGACTAAATTTTCCAAGTCTGGATAGTGCTTAgcatgttatttatttatcgcaCAAATGGTTACTCCTAGATTTCTAGCTgtttttaacacattaaagtgatataatatatagcagTGTAGGCGTCTAACCGAAACTCGCATTTAACgcctgtttttttattaattacacatttactaaatcatttaattatcagCAAACGGTTAAAACCTCATGTTCAGATATTAGAATTTTTCCGTACTCTACGGgtctgttaattttaatattaggtatataataagtttGATGTATCAGTCAAATGTACATTTGAACAGAGATTTTGTCCTTCAAAATAGAGGATGTAAGCAAGCCAATGCGTGATTTATTGATGAAAACATGGTATTGACGATTGGTTCTACCTTAGAGGTCTAACTCAATGCCAGTCGGTATGCGTTGTGTTGCGCGCGCGCTTGTGTGGTGTAGCATTTTGTGAGTGACTTATGTGGTAGAGACCTGCGATGGCAATCTTCGATAAGTGGGTCGCGCTCAAGATTATCGAGTTCGTAAGTACTGATAGTGAACTTGCGTAATCTGATTAGCAAAAGCTTGTTTATTATGACATACGTTGGCTGGCCATACGGCGGTGtaatattccattaaataatatgaagtgTTAGTCCCGTGACATAATGAATCTTGAAATGTtacatgaaataattattctatctttatttctttttattaggCAAGTGTCACtccaatattaatttcttttctttgcTTAT contains:
- the LOC111000125 gene encoding uncharacterized protein LOC111000125 gives rise to the protein MKFLNLILIINIYLTFYVKGTELHTKSIEELEVDYEDEKNSMIAITESDAYISEDFYDELDNRLRLENSMNMIFFGPPNSFLRLDSETILHIFAHTKKQLIPISRALLAWDIITDGKTAAFLQGREYLAFGSLLNVVPEEDLYYVNFGDPSVFKYFSKNDLKISSRKIGVLVAAYRRYYGNMWYRNGSHINELGYLLCGFPDFDLAKISPITFKELTVDVLGKLHRCSVKQTKTLYKIATHPDAYGEPYKWSSHELGRLNALFICIPRQEISAIQLEAMTAITPSVIKLMNQKKLEYFTKQQILRMSPKTRRILILRMQLKNSLDTSKITKKSCGVPNCSIALIILKNLVRLLTQIKIVVIMY
- the LOC111000139 gene encoding probable RNA-binding protein 46 — translated: MPSSEVNQYELASRLLSLTENTSYTLTQINGQRIYRKAPHAWVGPEPIRKCEVFIGRIPHDCFEDTLVPLFQQAGELFEFRLMINFSGWNRGYAFAMYTTPAAASNAICMFNNYLIRPSWQLGVCPSVNNCRIFISRIPSTTSSIEIVRLLYALTEEVHEVRIRRSGGGCAAIVEYKSHRGAAMARKALVAAASAAWGSGARPAVDWSLPQSPHLLRQYREVGRWTPERGVEIYQLRDELVPAATASYTLERWSQTRRLLMIYEAQRARSAPNLAPVADPIPAPQKSIQIPLQDEACGPEINQNYGLINNWSHSLGNVTSNMGSLNLNGTYNSWKDGGATENKTLDYNPWTTQHPLRDPRDKKPQE